The following proteins are co-located in the Bordetella bronchialis genome:
- a CDS encoding LysR family transcriptional regulator — MNEIRAISLFVRTATLGSLRKAAIEQGVTPQAASLAVAQLEKHLGIRLFHRTTRQISLTDEGRRFLESVQPPLQALTDVMHSARHADRASGPLRVTAPRALGNTVLWPLFETFAREHPDVHLDIQLEDRFQDWVAERIDVGFRAGQQPDGRIVARRVLPIQLIVCAAPDYLARHGAPATIDDLATHRCTGYLQPNTGKVAPWEFQVGEEIVYRDVPPALCMNDPELETRAVAAGLGIGQLGSFTAVPLIRAGQLVPLLLPHTVQRIAMYLCYARRTHMPLRVRLFIDFMMERLQASTEWHLNEEELRAGKPARKRRQGR, encoded by the coding sequence GTGAACGAAATCCGCGCTATTTCGCTGTTCGTCAGGACGGCGACGCTGGGCAGCCTGCGCAAGGCCGCCATCGAACAGGGCGTCACACCGCAGGCCGCCAGCCTGGCCGTGGCGCAGCTGGAAAAGCATCTGGGCATCCGCCTGTTCCACCGGACCACGCGGCAGATCAGCCTGACGGACGAGGGGCGCCGCTTCCTGGAGTCCGTGCAGCCGCCGCTGCAGGCCTTGACCGATGTCATGCACAGCGCCCGCCACGCCGATCGGGCGAGCGGGCCCTTGCGCGTCACCGCTCCCCGCGCCCTGGGCAATACCGTGCTGTGGCCGCTGTTCGAGACCTTCGCGCGCGAGCATCCTGACGTGCACCTGGATATCCAGCTGGAAGACCGCTTCCAGGACTGGGTGGCCGAGCGTATCGACGTGGGGTTTCGCGCCGGCCAGCAGCCCGACGGCCGCATCGTCGCGCGCCGGGTGCTGCCCATCCAGTTGATCGTCTGTGCCGCGCCGGACTACCTTGCCCGGCATGGCGCCCCGGCGACCATCGACGATCTGGCCACGCATCGCTGCACCGGCTATCTGCAGCCCAATACGGGCAAGGTGGCGCCCTGGGAATTCCAGGTCGGCGAAGAAATCGTCTACCGCGACGTGCCGCCCGCGCTCTGCATGAACGATCCCGAACTGGAAACACGCGCGGTGGCGGCAGGCCTGGGAATCGGGCAACTGGGCAGTTTCACCGCGGTGCCGCTGATCCGCGCGGGACAACTGGTGCCGCTCCTGTTGCCGCATACCGTGCAGCGCATCGCCATGTACCTGTGTTATGCCCGCCGCACCCATATGCCGCTGCGCGTCCGCCTGTTCATCGATTTCATGATGGAGCGCCTGCAGGCCAGCACGGAATGGCACCTGAACGAAGAAGAGCTGCGCGCCGGCAAGCCGGCGCGCAAGCGGCGCCAGGGCCGATAG
- a CDS encoding oxidoreductase, translating to MTTSSTSFKRVWFITGAARGLGALIADAALADGNAVVVAGRNLAALAQRFGDAPNVLPVQLDVTDETQARAAASAAIARFGRIDVLINNAGFGLLGAVEEADDADVRRMYDTNVFGLLNVTRAVLPHMRERKAGHILNISSIGGYRGAAGFGVYCSTKFAVEGLTEALHDELAPLGIHATVVEPGYFRTDFLDASSLVKSPTVIGDYAETAGKVRERAAQINHEQPGDPRRLATAMVRLVDADRPPLRMPFGTDTLAAIEAKNAYVAEETAAWRELAASTDFPR from the coding sequence ATGACGACTTCCTCCACCTCCTTCAAACGCGTGTGGTTCATCACGGGCGCGGCCCGCGGCCTGGGCGCGCTGATCGCCGACGCGGCGCTGGCCGACGGCAATGCCGTGGTCGTCGCCGGCCGCAACCTGGCCGCGCTGGCCCAACGGTTCGGCGATGCGCCCAATGTCCTGCCCGTCCAATTGGATGTGACCGACGAAACCCAGGCCCGCGCCGCCGCCAGCGCCGCGATCGCGCGCTTCGGCCGCATCGATGTCCTGATCAACAACGCCGGCTTCGGCCTGCTGGGCGCCGTGGAGGAAGCCGACGACGCCGACGTGCGCCGGATGTACGACACCAACGTCTTCGGACTGCTGAACGTAACGCGCGCCGTCCTGCCCCATATGCGGGAACGGAAGGCGGGCCATATCCTCAATATTTCCTCCATCGGCGGCTACCGCGGCGCCGCGGGCTTCGGCGTGTACTGCTCCACCAAGTTCGCCGTGGAAGGCCTGACCGAAGCGCTGCATGACGAGCTCGCGCCCCTGGGCATCCATGCCACCGTGGTCGAGCCCGGCTACTTCCGCACGGACTTCCTGGACGCCTCGTCCCTGGTGAAATCGCCCACGGTGATCGGCGACTACGCGGAAACCGCCGGCAAGGTGCGCGAACGTGCCGCGCAGATCAATCATGAGCAGCCCGGCGACCCGCGGCGCCTGGCCACGGCGATGGTCAGGCTGGTGGACGCCGATCGCCCGCCGCTGCGCATGCCCTTCGGCACCGACACCCTGGCCGCCATCGAGGCGAAGAATGCCTACGTCGCGGAGGAAACCGCCGCCTGGCGCGAGCTTGCCGCCTCCACGGACTTTCCGCGATAA
- a CDS encoding RraA family protein, whose translation MIGFEIHARRRAVAADIVAKYVGLPVANISDVMSRMTAGGPRLRPMHDGSFMAGPALTVRTRPGDNLMVHKALDLAQPGDVIVVDAGGDLTNAIIGEIMVTYAKSRKLGGIVINGSIRDAAALRRGDFPVFAAGVTHRGPYKDGPGEINCTIALDGMAIEPGDLIVGDDDGLLCIPYDQAQAVYEAAKAKHAAEEQTFANIAAGKHDTGWIDARLKALGCVTK comes from the coding sequence ATGATCGGTTTCGAAATCCATGCACGCCGTCGCGCCGTCGCCGCCGACATCGTCGCCAAATATGTCGGCCTGCCGGTGGCGAATATCAGCGACGTGATGTCGCGCATGACGGCCGGCGGCCCGCGCCTGCGTCCCATGCATGACGGCTCTTTCATGGCGGGGCCGGCCCTGACCGTGCGCACGCGGCCGGGCGACAACCTGATGGTGCACAAGGCGCTGGACCTGGCCCAGCCGGGCGACGTGATCGTGGTGGACGCCGGCGGCGACCTGACCAATGCCATCATCGGCGAGATCATGGTGACCTACGCCAAGTCGCGCAAGCTGGGCGGCATCGTGATCAACGGGTCCATCCGCGATGCGGCCGCGCTGCGCCGTGGCGACTTCCCGGTGTTCGCGGCCGGCGTCACGCATCGCGGTCCCTACAAGGATGGCCCCGGCGAAATCAATTGCACCATCGCGCTGGACGGCATGGCCATCGAGCCGGGCGACCTGATCGTCGGCGACGACGACGGCCTGCTGTGCATTCCCTACGACCAGGCGCAGGCCGTGTACGAGGCCGCCAAGGCCAAGCACGCCGCGGAAGAACAGACCTTCGCCAACATCGCGGCCGGCAAGCACGACACCGGCTGGATCGACGCGCGCCTGAAGGCCCTGGGCTGCGTCACGAAATAA
- a CDS encoding calcium:proton antiporter, whose protein sequence is MQANTPVRSMPISAWAYPLLALAFYFVAAAYGFATPFVPGLGNGAIAVLMIVVLFGAIFAAVYHAEVIAHVTGEPYGTLVLTAAVTVIEVALIASIMISDPAGSPELARDTVYAVVMVVCTGLAGACILGGSLRFREQRYVSTGASAYLAVLIVLATLTLVLPNYTQSASGPSYSSEQLAFVAVMTLLLYAAFLYIQTVRHREYFVVLAEDDAEHPSPIGGRRLAASIVLLLVALAAVVLLSKTFANVVEYGRQAIDAPPAVTGLVVALLVLMPEGISAYQSARRDELQKAINLALGSSLATIGLTFPAVSVLSLVLHKPLVLGLDPGETVLMTLTLVVSLLTLASGRTNVLYGFIHLVIFGTFVFMTFMP, encoded by the coding sequence ATGCAAGCGAATACCCCTGTACGATCCATGCCGATATCGGCCTGGGCCTATCCCCTGCTGGCGCTGGCCTTCTATTTCGTGGCGGCGGCCTACGGCTTCGCGACGCCCTTCGTTCCCGGGTTGGGCAACGGCGCCATCGCGGTCCTGATGATCGTGGTGCTGTTCGGCGCCATCTTCGCGGCCGTCTACCACGCGGAGGTGATCGCCCACGTGACCGGCGAACCCTATGGAACGCTGGTTCTCACGGCGGCGGTGACGGTGATCGAAGTCGCGCTGATCGCGTCCATCATGATTTCCGATCCGGCCGGCAGCCCTGAACTGGCCCGCGACACGGTGTACGCCGTGGTCATGGTGGTCTGTACCGGGCTGGCCGGCGCCTGCATCCTGGGCGGCAGCCTGCGATTCCGCGAGCAGCGCTATGTCAGTACGGGGGCTTCGGCCTATCTCGCGGTACTGATCGTGCTGGCCACCTTGACGCTGGTCCTGCCCAATTACACGCAGAGTGCCAGCGGGCCTTCCTATTCCAGCGAGCAGCTGGCCTTCGTCGCCGTCATGACCCTGCTGCTATATGCCGCTTTCCTGTATATCCAGACGGTGCGGCACCGCGAGTATTTCGTGGTGCTGGCCGAGGACGATGCCGAGCATCCTTCACCCATCGGCGGGCGCCGGCTGGCGGCCAGCATCGTGCTGCTGCTGGTGGCGCTGGCCGCCGTGGTGCTGCTGTCCAAGACATTCGCCAATGTGGTCGAATACGGCCGCCAGGCCATCGATGCGCCGCCCGCGGTCACCGGGCTGGTCGTGGCGCTACTGGTGCTGATGCCGGAAGGCATCTCGGCCTACCAATCGGCCCGGCGCGACGAGCTGCAGAAAGCCATCAACCTGGCGTTGGGCTCCTCGCTGGCCACCATAGGACTGACCTTTCCGGCCGTGTCGGTACTTAGCCTGGTCCTGCACAAGCCCCTGGTCCTGGGGCTGGATCCCGGCGAAACGGTGCTGATGACGCTGACCCTGGTCGTCAGCCTGCTGACCCTGGCCAGCGGTCGCACGAATGTGCTTTACGGTTTCATCCACCTGGTGATTTTCGGCACATTCGTCTTCATGACCTTCATGCCTTGA
- a CDS encoding alpha/beta fold hydrolase: MPDKIDNRRRRFLGTAAAGIGALELGLTGLARAQTGLPGDAPPRPAPGKAGRQGAGSSATTFATLRQIDAGPLDIGYAEAGPADGQVVILLHGWPYDIHSYVDVAPMLAAKGFRVIVPHLRGYGTTRFLSEATPRTAQQTAVAADIIALMNALQIRRAIIGGYDWGARTANIIAALWPERCRAMVSVSGYLIGTQGANQAPLPPSAELAWWYQFYFATERGRLGYEKNWHDFAKLIWKTASPKWQFDDATFERSAASLANPDHVAITIHNYRWRLGLAAGEPQYDALERRLAGLPAIGVPTITMEGAANGAPHPQPSAYANKFTGRYKHIDLPGDIGHNLPQEAPREFADAIIEVASW; encoded by the coding sequence ATGCCGGATAAGATCGACAACCGCCGCCGCCGCTTCCTGGGGACCGCCGCCGCCGGTATCGGCGCACTGGAGCTGGGGCTGACGGGACTGGCCCGGGCGCAAACCGGGCTGCCGGGCGATGCGCCGCCCCGGCCCGCGCCCGGCAAGGCGGGCCGGCAGGGCGCGGGCTCGTCGGCCACCACGTTCGCCACCCTTCGCCAGATCGACGCCGGACCCCTGGACATCGGCTATGCCGAGGCCGGGCCCGCCGACGGGCAGGTGGTCATCCTGCTGCATGGCTGGCCCTACGATATCCACAGCTATGTCGACGTGGCGCCGATGCTGGCGGCCAAGGGCTTTCGCGTCATCGTCCCGCACCTGCGCGGCTACGGCACGACGCGTTTCCTGTCCGAGGCCACGCCGCGCACCGCCCAGCAGACCGCGGTGGCCGCCGATATCATCGCGTTGATGAACGCCCTGCAGATCCGCCGGGCCATCATCGGCGGCTACGATTGGGGCGCGCGCACCGCGAACATCATCGCGGCCTTGTGGCCGGAGCGCTGCCGGGCCATGGTCTCGGTCAGCGGCTACCTGATCGGCACCCAGGGGGCGAATCAGGCGCCCCTGCCGCCCTCCGCGGAACTGGCGTGGTGGTATCAGTTCTATTTCGCCACGGAACGGGGCCGGCTGGGCTACGAGAAGAACTGGCACGACTTCGCCAAATTGATCTGGAAGACCGCCTCGCCGAAATGGCAGTTCGACGACGCCACGTTCGAACGCTCGGCCGCCTCGCTGGCCAATCCGGATCACGTGGCCATTACCATCCACAACTACCGCTGGCGCCTGGGCCTGGCCGCGGGGGAACCGCAATACGACGCGCTGGAAAGGCGCCTGGCCGGGCTGCCCGCCATCGGTGTGCCGACCATCACCATGGAAGGCGCGGCCAACGGCGCGCCGCACCCGCAGCCCTCGGCCTACGCGAATAAATTCACCGGCCGGTACAAGCACATCGATCTGCCCGGCGACATCGGCCACAACCTGCCCCAGGAAGCGCCGCGGGAATTCGCGGACGCCATCATCGAGGTGGCGAGCTGGTAG
- a CDS encoding MFS transporter, producing the protein MQNIDSTAIATALPAMARDLDVNAVHLSAAITSYLVAMTVFIPVSGWVADRYGAKRIFMCAIFLFTAASCACALSRDLAGLILARIVQGASGAMMVPVGRLVLLRGVRREDLLSATTWLSMPAMVGPVIGPPLGGFLTDTFSWRSIFWINLPIGILGLALVWRLIPRSDTERPPRLDIAGMTLMGIAISVFMVGVETVGRGIVAPELPWLAIAIGLLFFGLTVRHCRRVPNPAIDFSLLSIPTFNAATVAGSLFRAGAGALPFMVPLTLQLGFGLSAARSGMLTLASAVGAFCMRPMAQFFLRRYRVRGILLGGCYAFTVTLLACATLTADWPEAAVFALLLCGGLARSLNFACMNALAYADVPPRKLSAATSFSGTAQHLPRAAGVAVAAGVMQLSMMLSGRDHAQHADFAWSFIAIAAVVLASAPGYAALAPEAGAGISRGRSPAERATSSPPR; encoded by the coding sequence ATGCAGAACATCGACAGCACCGCCATCGCGACGGCGCTGCCGGCGATGGCGCGGGACCTGGACGTCAATGCGGTGCACCTGAGCGCGGCCATTACGTCTTACCTGGTCGCCATGACGGTGTTCATCCCGGTCAGCGGCTGGGTGGCGGACCGCTACGGCGCCAAGCGCATCTTCATGTGCGCCATCTTCCTGTTCACGGCGGCATCGTGCGCATGCGCCCTGTCCAGGGACCTGGCCGGGCTCATCCTGGCGCGCATCGTGCAGGGCGCCAGCGGCGCGATGATGGTGCCCGTGGGCCGGCTGGTACTGCTGCGCGGCGTGCGCCGCGAAGACCTGCTATCCGCGACCACCTGGCTGTCCATGCCGGCGATGGTGGGTCCGGTCATCGGACCGCCGCTGGGGGGCTTCCTGACAGACACCTTTTCCTGGCGCAGCATTTTCTGGATCAACCTGCCGATCGGCATCCTGGGACTGGCCCTGGTATGGCGGTTGATCCCCCGGTCCGACACCGAGCGCCCGCCCAGGCTGGATATCGCGGGCATGACACTGATGGGCATCGCCATCAGTGTCTTCATGGTCGGCGTGGAAACGGTCGGACGCGGCATCGTGGCGCCGGAACTGCCCTGGCTGGCGATCGCCATCGGGCTGCTGTTCTTCGGCCTTACCGTCCGGCATTGCCGGCGCGTGCCCAATCCGGCCATCGATTTCTCTCTCTTGTCCATTCCCACCTTCAATGCGGCCACCGTCGCGGGCAGCCTGTTCCGCGCCGGGGCGGGCGCCCTGCCCTTCATGGTCCCCTTGACGCTGCAGCTGGGTTTCGGGCTGTCGGCGGCACGCAGCGGCATGCTCACGCTGGCCAGCGCCGTGGGCGCCTTCTGCATGCGTCCCATGGCGCAGTTCTTCCTGCGGCGCTATCGGGTGCGCGGCATCCTGCTGGGCGGCTGCTATGCGTTCACCGTCACGCTGCTGGCCTGCGCCACGCTGACGGCGGACTGGCCCGAAGCGGCCGTCTTCGCGCTGCTGCTGTGCGGCGGCCTGGCCCGCTCGCTGAATTTCGCCTGCATGAACGCCCTGGCCTACGCCGACGTTCCGCCCCGAAAACTGTCGGCGGCGACCTCGTTTTCCGGCACGGCGCAGCACCTGCCGCGCGCCGCCGGCGTGGCGGTCGCCGCCGGGGTCATGCAGTTGTCCATGATGCTATCGGGCCGGGATCACGCCCAGCATGCCGATTTCGCGTGGTCCTTCATCGCCATCGCCGCCGTGGTGCTGGCCTCCGCGCCAGGCTACGCGGCGCTCGCTCCGGAAGCCGGGGCGGGAATCTCGCGGGGCCGGTCGCCGGCAGAGCGCGCTACCAGCTCGCCACCTCGATGA
- a CDS encoding DUF899 domain-containing protein, protein MTLSTPDSPRDAAPAMRTPPVVSPQEWEAARQQLLIKEKAHTRARDALAAERRRMPWTPVDKRYVFDGPRGKASLLDLFDGRRQLIVYRAFFEPGVYGWPDHACRGCSMVADQVAHVAHLNARDTTLVFASRAPQADIARLKQRMDWKMPWFTITDDFDADFGVHEWHGTNVFYRDGDRIYRTYFLNNRGDEQMGGTWNYLDITPLGRQEPWEDSPEGYPRTPTYKWWNWHDSYVPDAPPDNKWVEISDAGEAAFREESAARKAAAAGGAPSTCSHCSAD, encoded by the coding sequence ATGACCTTATCCACGCCAGACAGCCCGCGGGACGCCGCCCCCGCCATGCGCACGCCGCCCGTCGTATCGCCGCAGGAGTGGGAGGCCGCCCGCCAGCAACTGCTCATCAAGGAAAAAGCCCACACCCGCGCCCGCGACGCCCTGGCCGCGGAACGGCGCCGCATGCCGTGGACGCCGGTGGACAAACGCTATGTCTTCGACGGCCCCCGCGGCAAGGCCAGCCTGTTGGACCTGTTCGACGGCCGCCGCCAGCTGATCGTCTACCGTGCGTTCTTCGAGCCCGGCGTCTACGGCTGGCCCGACCATGCCTGCCGCGGCTGCTCCATGGTGGCCGACCAGGTCGCGCACGTGGCGCACCTGAATGCGCGCGACACCACGCTGGTGTTCGCCTCGCGCGCGCCGCAAGCGGACATCGCCCGCCTGAAGCAGCGGATGGATTGGAAGATGCCCTGGTTCACGATCACCGACGACTTCGATGCCGACTTCGGCGTGCACGAGTGGCACGGCACCAACGTCTTCTATCGCGACGGCGACCGTATCTACCGTACCTACTTCCTGAACAATCGCGGCGACGAACAGATGGGCGGCACCTGGAATTACCTGGACATCACGCCGCTGGGCCGCCAGGAACCCTGGGAGGACTCCCCCGAAGGCTATCCCCGGACGCCCACTTACAAATGGTGGAACTGGCACGACAGCTACGTGCCCGATGCGCCGCCGGACAACAAGTGGGTAGAGATTTCGGATGCCGGGGAGGCCGCCTTCCGCGAGGAAAGCGCGGCCAGGAAGGCCGCGGCGGCGGGCGGCGCCCCGTCGACGTGCAGCCATTGCAGCGCTGACTGA
- a CDS encoding alpha-ketoglutarate-dependent dioxygenase AlkB yields the protein MTQLTLFDGPSSAMPPGWRYEDGFLTAQEEAALLALVRGLPLQAARYKSYTARRRVVSYGGSFDYDANRLQPAQPLVESLHGLRARVADWMGVAPERLAHVLVAEYPPGAPLGWHRDVPDFEDVAGVSLGSPAVLRFRPYPPQRPSRRDILRADVLPRSIYLMQGAARWDWQHSVAPLAAPRWSITFRTLAGRRPSSRAGRAARGDAPQAAAPADLSEPPA from the coding sequence ATGACGCAACTGACGCTGTTCGACGGGCCGTCTTCCGCGATGCCGCCAGGATGGCGCTACGAGGACGGCTTCTTGACTGCCCAGGAAGAGGCCGCCCTGCTCGCGCTGGTGCGCGGCCTGCCGCTGCAGGCGGCCCGCTATAAAAGCTATACGGCGCGCCGGCGGGTGGTGAGCTATGGCGGCAGTTTCGACTACGATGCCAATCGCCTGCAGCCGGCCCAGCCCTTGGTGGAATCCCTGCATGGCTTGCGTGCGCGGGTGGCCGACTGGATGGGCGTCGCGCCGGAGCGGCTGGCGCATGTGCTGGTTGCCGAGTATCCGCCCGGCGCGCCGCTGGGCTGGCACCGCGACGTGCCGGATTTCGAGGATGTCGCCGGGGTATCCCTGGGCAGTCCCGCGGTGCTGCGCTTCCGGCCCTATCCGCCGCAGCGTCCCAGCCGCCGCGATATCCTGCGCGCCGACGTGCTGCCGCGTTCCATCTACCTGATGCAAGGGGCCGCCCGCTGGGACTGGCAGCATAGCGTGGCGCCGCTGGCGGCGCCGCGCTGGTCGATTACCTTCCGGACGCTGGCGGGCAGGCGTCCTTCATCCCGGGCAGGACGGGCCGCCCGGGGCGATGCCCCGCAAGCGGCGGCTCCCGCCGATCTATCGGAACCGCCCGCTTAG